A genomic stretch from Romeriopsis navalis LEGE 11480 includes:
- the ureE gene encoding urease accessory protein UreE, with protein sequence MVVLTRRLAPDSQAAVIGILPLTADERTRSRYRHDLPDGSVVFLQLPRGTVLQDGDLLQADDGQQLRVSAKPEPVLTVTAATPLALMLATYHLGNRHVPLEVTDHYLRLAPDSVLQAMLVEQLQVQVKEEMAPFCPQAGAYQHHAHTHDDHRHDHHHHH encoded by the coding sequence ATGGTTGTGTTGACGCGGCGACTTGCGCCGGATTCGCAGGCGGCGGTGATAGGGATTTTGCCATTGACGGCGGACGAGCGGACGCGATCGCGCTATCGTCATGATCTGCCCGACGGTTCAGTCGTGTTTTTGCAATTGCCGCGGGGCACAGTGTTGCAAGATGGTGATTTGCTGCAAGCTGATGATGGGCAGCAATTGCGTGTCAGCGCGAAGCCAGAGCCGGTGCTCACGGTGACGGCGGCCACCCCTTTAGCGTTGATGCTCGCCACCTATCACTTGGGCAATCGTCATGTGCCGTTGGAGGTGACAGACCATTATCTGCGGTTAGCGCCGGATTCCGTGTTGCAGGCAATGTTAGTTGAACAATTGCAGGTCCAAGTAAAGGAAGAGATGGCCCCGTTCTGTCCGCAAGCTGGTGCGTATCAACATCATGCCCATACGCACGACGACCATCGCCACGACCATCATCATCACCATTAA